The following proteins are encoded in a genomic region of Deltaproteobacteria bacterium:
- a CDS encoding phosphocholine cytidylyltransferase family protein produces MRAIIIGAGRGRRLMPYTADMPKCYAAVGGRRLLDWGLEALEAGGLERVVFIGGYCIDQVQRDYPHFTFCHNDDWPNNNIMRSLMYAEEHMDDGFVCSYADILYRPEIVERLVQSPYPITLVCDTAWRRRYEGRTEHPEHDAEKMTADEERVVRLGRTIPSEHARGEYIGVARFTAEGAALLKEHYRRASERYGEGPFQGAASFRKAYLIDLLQEMLDAGVAMHLLETAGGYMEIDTTQDYHLACTEWGRP; encoded by the coding sequence ATGAGAGCCATCATCATCGGAGCGGGGCGCGGTCGGCGCCTCATGCCCTATACGGCAGATATGCCGAAGTGCTATGCCGCTGTGGGCGGGCGGCGACTGCTCGATTGGGGCCTGGAGGCGCTGGAGGCCGGCGGCCTCGAGCGCGTGGTCTTCATCGGCGGCTATTGCATCGACCAGGTGCAGCGGGACTATCCGCACTTCACCTTCTGTCACAACGACGACTGGCCCAACAACAACATCATGCGCTCCCTGATGTACGCCGAGGAGCACATGGATGACGGCTTCGTCTGCAGCTATGCGGATATTCTGTACCGGCCGGAGATCGTCGAGCGGCTGGTGCAGAGCCCCTATCCGATCACGCTGGTCTGCGACACGGCCTGGCGCCGGCGCTACGAGGGGCGGACGGAGCACCCCGAGCACGACGCCGAGAAGATGACCGCCGACGAGGAGCGGGTGGTACGCCTCGGCCGGACGATCCCGAGCGAGCACGCGCGCGGCGAGTACATCGGCGTGGCGCGCTTCACCGCCGAGGGGGCGGCGCTTCTCAAGGAGCACTATCGCCGGGCGAGCGAGCGCTACGGCGAGGGCCCGTTTCAGGGGGCGGCGAGCTTCCGCAAGGCGTACCTCATCGATCTGCTGCAGGAGATGCTCGACGCGGGGGTGGCGATGCACCTGCTCGAGACCGCGGGAGGCTACATGGAGATCGACACCACCCAGGACTACCACCTCGCCTGCACCGAGTGGGGGCGGCCATGA
- a CDS encoding cobalamin-independent methionine synthase II family protein, translated as MSAPLFRASIVGSMPRSQFVRDLLDPERAPKDPVALRQALDAAVDYVVALQEMAGLDVISDGEYRRRSYIGIIADVCDGFLLERRDGVWWHTVVAPLKVVRPGLAAAEARYLRARTRRQIKVALPSPYLLGQRMWDEARSREAYPTREAFMEALVPILRDELVALRDAGADIVQLDDPHLCLFVDASVRARYPDPDREVDLCVELVNGVLGGVTGVTRAIHLCRRNKGRAGWVGSGGYDPILPALKRLEVEQYVLEFTIPVAGDLSVLRELPEDRQVGLGCVDCRGAVVDSVEQIVARVEQALAHLRPEQVVLNPDCGFAPGNAAEIPIDEAYAKLQHEARAAALLRERHG; from the coding sequence ATGAGCGCGCCGCTCTTTCGCGCGTCGATCGTGGGGAGCATGCCGCGCTCCCAGTTCGTGCGCGACCTGCTCGACCCGGAGCGTGCGCCGAAGGACCCCGTGGCGCTGCGGCAGGCCCTCGACGCGGCGGTGGACTATGTCGTGGCGCTGCAGGAGATGGCCGGCCTGGACGTGATCTCCGACGGTGAGTACCGCCGGCGTTCGTACATCGGGATCATCGCCGACGTGTGCGACGGCTTTCTGCTCGAACGCCGCGATGGCGTCTGGTGGCACACGGTCGTGGCGCCGCTCAAGGTCGTGCGGCCCGGGCTGGCGGCGGCGGAGGCGCGCTACCTGCGGGCGCGCACCCGGCGGCAGATCAAGGTGGCGCTGCCGTCGCCGTACCTCCTCGGGCAGCGCATGTGGGACGAGGCGCGCTCGCGCGAGGCCTACCCGACGCGCGAGGCCTTCATGGAGGCGCTGGTGCCCATCCTGCGCGACGAGCTCGTGGCGCTCAGGGACGCGGGGGCAGACATCGTCCAGCTCGACGACCCGCACCTCTGTCTGTTCGTCGACGCGAGCGTGAGGGCCCGCTATCCCGACCCGGATCGGGAGGTGGACCTCTGCGTCGAGCTGGTGAACGGCGTCCTCGGCGGAGTGACGGGAGTGACGCGGGCGATCCACCTCTGTCGGCGCAACAAGGGGCGCGCGGGGTGGGTCGGCAGCGGGGGCTACGACCCGATCCTGCCCGCGCTGAAGCGGCTCGAGGTGGAGCAGTACGTGCTCGAGTTCACGATCCCCGTGGCCGGGGACCTCTCCGTTCTGCGCGAGCTCCCCGAGGATCGCCAGGTTGGGCTCGGCTGCGTCGATTGTCGCGGCGCCGTAGTGGACAGCGTGGAGCAGATCGTCGCGCGCGTGGAGCAGGCGCTCGCGCACCTGCGGCCGGAGCAGGTGGTGCTCAACCCGGATTGCGGCTTCGCGCCCGGGAACGCGGCCGAGATCCCCATCGACGAGGCGTACGCGAAGCTGCAGCACGAGGCGCGCGCCGCGGCCCTGCTGCGGGAGCGGCACGGC